From Coffea arabica cultivar ET-39 chromosome 10e, Coffea Arabica ET-39 HiFi, whole genome shotgun sequence, one genomic window encodes:
- the LOC113713004 gene encoding UTP--glucose-1-phosphate uridylyltransferase 2-like isoform X3 — protein sequence MPLGSLEDHLHGFSCRKCFLGDLMKVLGHSKLKPLLEIAQVPDEHVNEFKLIEKFKIFNPNNLWVNLKAIKRLVQESALKMEIIPNPKEVDGVKVLQLEIATGATIRVH from the exons ATGCCCTTGGGATCATTGGAAGATCATCTTCATG GGTTCAGCTGCAGAAAGTGCTTTCTCGGGGATTTGATGAAAGTTCTTGGCCACTCCAAACTAAAACCG CTTCTAGAAATAGCTCAAGTTCCTGATGAACAT GTGAATGAATTCAAGTTGATAGagaagttcaaaattttcaatcccAACAACTT ATGGGTGAACTTGAAAGCAATCAAAAGACTTGTACAAGAAAGTGCACTGAAGATGGAgattattccaaatccaaag GAAGTAGATGGGGTGAAAGTTCTTCAACTTGAAATTGCTACTGGCGCTACAATAAGGGTACATTAA
- the LOC113713004 gene encoding UTP--glucose-1-phosphate uridylyltransferase-like isoform X1, whose product MPLGSLEDHLHGFSCRKCFLGDLMKVLGHSKLKPLLEIAQVPDEHVNEFKLIEKFKIFNPNNLWVNLKAIKRLVQESALKMEIIPNPKVYQYGISHSVSSLPTTKVRPVHFV is encoded by the exons ATGCCCTTGGGATCATTGGAAGATCATCTTCATG GGTTCAGCTGCAGAAAGTGCTTTCTCGGGGATTTGATGAAAGTTCTTGGCCACTCCAAACTAAAACCG CTTCTAGAAATAGCTCAAGTTCCTGATGAACAT GTGAATGAATTCAAGTTGATAGagaagttcaaaattttcaatcccAACAACTT ATGGGTGAACTTGAAAGCAATCAAAAGACTTGTACAAGAAAGTGCACTGAAGATGGAgattattccaaatccaaag GTTTATCAATATGGCATTTCACATTCAGTCTCCTCTCTACCAACAACCAAAG TCCGACCTGTACACTTTGTCTGA
- the LOC113713004 gene encoding UTP--glucose-1-phosphate uridylyltransferase 2-like isoform X2, which translates to MPLGSLEDHLHGFSCRKCFLGDLMKVLGHSKLKPAEIAQVPDEHVNEFKLIEKFKIFNPNNLWVNLKAIKRLVQESALKMEIIPNPKVYQYGISHSVSSLPTTKVRPVHFV; encoded by the exons ATGCCCTTGGGATCATTGGAAGATCATCTTCATG GGTTCAGCTGCAGAAAGTGCTTTCTCGGGGATTTGATGAAAGTTCTTGGCCACTCCAAACTAAAACCGGCAG AAATAGCTCAAGTTCCTGATGAACAT GTGAATGAATTCAAGTTGATAGagaagttcaaaattttcaatcccAACAACTT ATGGGTGAACTTGAAAGCAATCAAAAGACTTGTACAAGAAAGTGCACTGAAGATGGAgattattccaaatccaaag GTTTATCAATATGGCATTTCACATTCAGTCTCCTCTCTACCAACAACCAAAG TCCGACCTGTACACTTTGTCTGA